One Primulina eburnea isolate SZY01 chromosome 4, ASM2296580v1, whole genome shotgun sequence genomic window, attttcatcttaaaaattaaataaaaactataaaaatataaataatcaatattttactattttatttattatataaaataaataaaatattaattttattgatccggttcgaccgtccggtcgaaccggttgaaccggttgaaccattttttaatGCTTGACCGGTTCGATTAACGGTCCGGTTATAAAAACACTGGATAGTACGACCAAAATTAAACAGGTGAGATCGTGGTGTGTATATATGGAAGAGCAGATTGCTCAATATATTAGAAATGTAAATTTCAAAAGCTAACATTGGGTGATgaagaaataaattaaaaagtcaaaatcgagccAAAACAATTGTAACCCAATTCTTTGCACAAATCAAAATCATTTCGTCCAAACACAACCAAAATTCGTTTTAAatcatgttacactttagcttttAACCCATGGGAGGCAATTGGTTAGATAATTGAATAATACTTCAGTGATCTTATTTGATAATTTTCAACTCCATTGTAGCTAtcaatcatgatattttttaattaattttttacttGCTTcatagagtaggtctcatgtgagaccgtctcacggatcacaatctgtgagacgggtcaaccctacccatattcacaataaaaagtaatactcttagcataaaaagtaatacttttccatagattatccaaataaagatctgtctcacaaaatacgactcgtgagaccatctcacacaagtttttgcctgcGTCATGTAAGGAAATGTGTGACTTTCACCACAATATACAATTGATTGGTATTCTTTTGACCAATGAGCATAGTTTGGCAATGACATAAATCAATACTTTAAATTTGACGTGACATCAATTGACATAAGATTAATtggaatatatttttatattcatctctttttataatttttattttaaatttgacgTGACATCAATTAACGTATATAAGATTAATTGGAAACTATTTTTATATTCATctctttttataatttaatatatcaCTTCTGAAAAAATATCACATATCTTTATCATGATATGAATTAACTttgttcatatttataataataaataatatttttaaaattttataataaattttttgtattattaaagtggcaaaacttgtgtgagactgcTTCACATGTTGTATTTgtaagacgaatctcttatatgagtcactcatgaaaaatattactttttatgctaagagtattactttttatgctaagagtatgtgtaggttaacccgtctcacagattatgatctgtgagacgatttcacatgAGATCTACTCTATTAAAATATGTCCAAATTCttccttcttttttttcttcctcCGAGGTACTTATTATTGAATTGTTTATACTTTTTTCCATCTTAAGGAATTATTATGTTAACCAATTTGCATAATTGACTTACTTTAAGAGCATATCCACCAAGTagcttattttaaaaataaaaataaaatttccacCAAGTAGCAAGGAATAGATATATTTGTTTAACTTTtcttcaaaattaaaatttacgtttatttttttcattataaaatttaattttaactgatttgtaatttttttatttttaaatatgtatataaattaaattgtcGTATGGATCGATGATATAATCTCTTCGTTCTTGTGTGCTCAAATTTCGGACCATCCATAGTTTCACGTTGGACCCGAATAATATTTCTTTCCTTGGGCAATCATTTATAtcttataataatttaaatatttttttttatacccAGATGagtcaattttattttaattaattttcgtATGCTTCACACCCTATCATCCACACAAATATCGAATTATTTAATGACAATAAAAAACAAGaaatatttaagaaaatatatataattttcctAAAATTAGTCACACGCTCTCCATTTCGTAGGATTAAGTTTTTCTACGTTTACCAAAAGTTATCTAAATACAATGCAACtcaaataatttaaatcatataaaagtCAAAACACAACATTTCGATTGTCCTTTTAGCAAGAACAATTATTGGTTCTCCAtcatttatattataataagtATGCTCATTGTAATACATGAAAATTGTACACGTTACGTTGACTATAATACCAATTATAAAACCAAATTAGTAACGGCTGATAAATTTacatcataaatattttaaaccataccgcaaaaaatatattaatcacTCATCAATCGCTTACCTAGTATAGATAATTATTGCTATGCAGCCAAATATTTTTTGATTTTGgggaaatataaaatttattaatttttgttaAGTTTCTCCGTCGGTGCTTTTTATTTTGTTCTTGTCGGGATTTATGCATTTTTGTTACTTTAGATGAGAAAATATATGTGGTTCAactatattaaatatattaatgatttttttttaaacgtcAGCAATTTGCATCGTCTTATGGAAAATCTAAGACATAAAActctttaaaaaatattaacaaTATAATAAAAACTCAGACACATTTCTCACatttaaacatgatttttaaaaatataatatttaaaatactatTAATTGtacataaattattttttattttgattttttttatataaaaaaatgatgCAAGGAATCCTCGAGCGAACATGATCCCCAAACAGGTCCTTAACTCCTACCTTGCTTTTATCGCCATTGACAAGAATCCACCCATATCGCTAAAATCTGACACGAGAATCCTGGCCCATTATTCCCTGGCACCCACTTTAACTTTTATTACAAATCAGCCACTGTATTTTTACAATATTTGAGTTTCACTATCCACAGTTCTGTCCACTCCATCCAAATCCAAATGAAATCAATTAGGAGAGTGAATAAATGAAATTATATATagtaaaagacaaaaacttgtgtgagacgatctcacgggttatatttatgagacggatctcttatttgggtcattcatgaaaaaatactactttttatgctaagagtattactttttattgtgaatatgagtaagattgactcgtctcacagattaagatcgtgagacggtctcacatgagatctacTCATAGTAAAAACGTGTTTTCTATGCCATTACGATTTTTTTCTAATAATTTATTATCTAtcataatttataaatttgtgtttgatttatgagagttttttttaaaaaagggtTTTTTTTTGCATTTGAAAACAAAATGAATTGTAGGGGTCAAAGAATAATTTTGTCCAATTTCCAAAAAGAATAATCCCTGTTAAAATGACGAATTAACCCTCACTTTCCTTCTATAAATCAAAAACGACGGTCCTCCATGGAACCTCCATTGCTCGCATTAATTTACCGGAGTTAGGGAGAGAGAAATACATGCACTGTTTTTGACttgtttgcatgtatatatatatatagagaagAGAAGATGCTAGGTGTGTTCAGCAGTTCGATCGTGTCGCCCCCGGAAGAGCTGGTGGCGGCGGGGAGCAGGACGCCGTCGCCGAAAGTCACGGCGGATAAGCTGGTGGCGCGGTTCGTGGAGGCCAATCCTTCGGCGGTTTCTGTGCATATCGGGGACGATGTGCAGCTGGCCTACACTCACTACAACCAGTCCGCTATGCAGCCTAGGTACGTCTCGTACTGAAAATTTCCGGAAGTTAGCTAGCTAAATGTAATCAGGAAATTCTTCTGGACTCGGAATTATGATATCGAGATGATGATCTTGCCGATCTTTGTGTAGCGATTGAGCCGTGGTGGATTGGTTTCTCTGTAGTTTTACTGTTTTTTATTATTCGATATCACACCTGGTGTTTGATGCAGAGGAGTTTTTGTCTAAATTATGCTCCTGGCATTTGAAAAAAGTATTCGGATTAATTAGACTGAAATCAGATGTAAAAAGCATATGCTTTTGCAGATGTGGTAGTTAATCTAATAGCCAACCGTGAGTCGTGCCAGTATTCAGCTGTAATCTAGATCGAAGAGAGAAGCTTTTGACTGTTACACTCTTGCAGTTCTGCAGTTGCTGATCTAACTATTGATCTTACCTTCCAGAGTGATATAGGCCAGAATCCAGAAGCGAAACTGTTAACATaatgaaaaattaaaacaaaaaacttGTGTTTTTCAATAAGATTATCCTGGGCTGGTgtgatgttattgattggatGTTTAGCTGAAATTTGAATTACATATTACTTTATCAGCTCCGATTAGTTGAGTTCTCTGAAATCAGGACTATATATTGATTGCTGCATAAATATGGGAAATTTGTTTTAGCTGACTTTAAATTTCAACAAATATCTAGAGTTGGTGATTATTATATCAGAGGTAGGAtagatgcaaaaaaaaaaaaaagtcgtGGTCCCAACTTTGGAATTTTGTGTCCCGGTTTTATTGAATGATGATTACACGTGTATTTGAATCCAAGGATTCTTATCAAGCTCTTGGATTCTTCTTTTAAATCTAATAAAATCCCAAGGCTTCCTGCTTACACCCATGCCCATTTTCTTTTGTGTAAAAGGCCATTTACTTCAATTGCTTTTCCCCTGTACGAGCAAGGTTTTGAAAATTACATGACAGCCTGGTGCAGATAAGGTGGTTGTAATTTTTGACGTGCATAGGAGAATGAAAGTACTCTACCGACTACGGTCATAATTTATAGCACAAGGTAGATTTACAATTGAATTGAGCGAAAGTCAGATCCCGTGACTTGGTAAATTACCGCGATATAGAAATTTGATTATCCTGTCTCCATTTATCTAGGACTAAGATTTCTAGGCTCCAGGGTAGTAATATCAAGGATCAGACGATTTACCATTCTTGAAGGAGGAAACTTAGTTTTTGTAAAATTCTacataaatcattttttttccaATTGAGAAGAAAGATTGATCCATCTCATCCTTTACTAGATCGGCTCTAGCAAGGCTGTAGATTTTCTTAACTATTGCTTTGTTTGGTGCTAAATGTTTTAGTCTGTTATCTTAAGAATCTTGAACTTGGTCTGGTTGATCATATGGCAGATCATTTGCTGTTAAGGATGAAATATTCTGCTTGTTTGAAGGAGTACTCGACAACTTGGGCAGTCTGAAGCAACAGTATGGGCTCGCAAAATCCGCAAACGAGGTTCTACTAATGATAGAGGCGTATAAGGCACTTCGTGACCGGGCACCTTATCCTCCAAGCCATGTTGTTGGCCACCTTGAAGGGAATTTTGCCTTCATTGTTTTTGACAAATCCACTTCCACTTTGTTTGTTGCTACTGTAATACTCCATCTAATTTCTTAGTTGAAGCTTATTTAATTAAGTTGCATTCACCTTCAAATTTAAGTTGGTGGTGTGTTGACAGGACCAATTGGCCAAGGTTCCTCTATATTGGGGAATCACTGCTGATGGGTATTTAGCATTTGCCAATGATGCCGAGTTGCTCAAGGGCGCTTGTGGAAAGTCACTTGCTTCTTTCCCACAAGGTGAGTGGACAAACATATAAAATTGCAAACCTATTAAATTAGGCAACTACTTTAATGCTTCGAAAGTGATGTTATGCAGCTTCATTAATTCGATGTTCGACACATTTTGTGCATCGATTCGATGTTCACCatgcattccatatcgatcttTGCAACCGATATGCCACCTCTTGTAGCAGATTATCAGGATATGAGACACTGT contains:
- the LOC140830704 gene encoding stem-specific protein TSJT1 — translated: MLGVFSSSIVSPPEELVAAGSRTPSPKVTADKLVARFVEANPSAVSVHIGDDVQLAYTHYNQSAMQPRSFAVKDEIFCLFEGVLDNLGSLKQQYGLAKSANEVLLMIEAYKALRDRAPYPPSHVVGHLEGNFAFIVFDKSTSTLFVATDQLAKVPLYWGITADGYLAFANDAELLKGACGKSLASFPQGCFFSTAVGELKSYENPKNKITAVPAQEEEIWGAKFMVEGSSLLATTE